A window of Microcystis aeruginosa FD4 contains these coding sequences:
- a CDS encoding phage tail sheath family protein gives MEIDCKTPGVYRKESFRQPEAKLPTGIPGFVGFFQAKPSEKDFPINTPRALHRQEEFSEKFIAQGYLLEAVTGFFANGGTRCYVVRADSNQEPKSALEAALSSLAPLKDLDLLAVPDAMKLTDESAIIQVQQAMLQQCAQQGDRLALLDALATVKKQQEAIVRGQPEPINAALYYPWLKNTQGRWVPPCGHIAGIFARSDRARGVFKAPANEEIQDALDLQVAIDNSLQGELNPFGINCLRAFPGRGLRVWGARTLSQAPNWRYLNVRRLFLTLGRWIDQNLGWASFEPNSPRLWVRIGRELSAYLTQLWQSGALQGASPAQAFYVKCDAETNPTDLREKGEVLTEIGLATAAPAEFLVIRIVHRAGSVEIRPTA, from the coding sequence ATGGAGATCGACTGTAAAACGCCAGGTGTCTATCGAAAGGAAAGCTTCCGCCAACCAGAAGCCAAGCTACCCACTGGCATTCCTGGATTCGTCGGCTTCTTTCAGGCTAAGCCATCAGAGAAGGATTTCCCCATCAACACCCCAAGGGCATTACACCGTCAGGAAGAATTCAGCGAAAAATTTATCGCCCAAGGCTATCTATTAGAGGCAGTGACTGGCTTCTTTGCCAATGGGGGTACTCGCTGTTATGTAGTGCGAGCAGACTCCAATCAAGAGCCAAAATCAGCCTTAGAAGCGGCTTTGTCGTCTCTCGCTCCCCTGAAGGATTTGGACTTACTGGCAGTTCCCGATGCTATGAAGCTGACGGATGAAAGTGCTATTATCCAAGTGCAACAGGCAATGTTGCAACAATGCGCCCAACAGGGCGATCGCTTGGCCCTTCTCGATGCTCTAGCGACAGTCAAAAAGCAGCAAGAGGCAATTGTCCGCGGCCAACCCGAACCGATTAACGCGGCTCTCTACTATCCCTGGCTGAAAAATACCCAAGGGCGCTGGGTTCCCCCCTGCGGTCATATTGCTGGTATCTTTGCTCGCAGCGATCGCGCTAGGGGTGTCTTCAAAGCCCCAGCCAATGAAGAGATTCAGGATGCCCTCGATTTGCAAGTGGCGATCGACAATTCCCTTCAAGGTGAGTTGAATCCTTTTGGCATCAACTGCCTGCGGGCTTTTCCCGGTCGCGGACTGCGCGTCTGGGGAGCGCGGACCCTCAGTCAAGCTCCCAACTGGCGTTATCTCAACGTCCGGCGGCTATTCCTCACCTTGGGGCGGTGGATCGACCAAAATCTCGGCTGGGCAAGCTTTGAACCCAATTCCCCCCGCTTGTGGGTGAGAATTGGGCGAGAACTGAGTGCTTACTTAACCCAACTGTGGCAGTCAGGGGCACTCCAGGGAGCCAGCCCAGCCCAGGCATTCTATGTCAAGTGCGATGCTGAAACTAACCCGACCGACCTCCGAGAAAAAGGAGAGGTGCTAACTGAAATTGGTTTAGCAACTGCTGCTCCTGCTGAGTTTCTCGTGATTCGGATCGTTCATCGGGCGGGAAGCGTGGAAATTCGCCCAACCGCTTGA
- a CDS encoding phage tail protein, whose protein sequence is MADRVDPYRGFNFRVEIDGIQEAGFRECSGLDATTDPVDYREGTDANHGRKLTGLNKFAPITLKRGITDSKTLWEWRQTVISGKTTRKNVSIVLFNEAQEEKLRWNLREAWPSKWTGPSFNATSNEVAIETLEIVHEEMVKA, encoded by the coding sequence ATGGCTGACAGAGTTGATCCCTATCGAGGTTTCAATTTTCGCGTTGAAATCGACGGCATTCAAGAAGCAGGCTTCCGCGAATGCAGCGGTCTAGATGCGACAACCGATCCCGTTGACTATCGGGAAGGAACCGATGCCAACCACGGCCGTAAATTGACCGGTTTGAATAAATTCGCGCCAATTACCTTAAAACGGGGCATCACCGATTCCAAGACCCTCTGGGAATGGCGACAAACCGTGATCAGTGGGAAAACCACCCGCAAAAATGTCTCGATTGTCCTATTCAACGAAGCGCAGGAAGAAAAATTGCGCTGGAATTTGCGGGAAGCCTGGCCTTCTAAATGGACAGGACCAAGTTTTAATGCCACCAGCAATGAAGTAGCTATTGAAACCCTAGAAATTGTCCACGAAGAAATGGTTAAAGCTTAA
- a CDS encoding phage tail assembly protein, whose protein sequence is MLQTEFPFTLPLGYIDGEGNLHREGVMRLATAFDEIAPLKDPRVRSNQAYLLIVLLSRVIAKLGSLEYINPKVIEGLYAADLAYLQDLYCRINQNGHNRVHTQCPYCDKEFDVELTSLGE, encoded by the coding sequence ATGCTCCAGACTGAATTTCCCTTTACCTTACCCCTGGGGTATATAGATGGGGAAGGCAACCTGCATCGGGAAGGTGTGATGCGCCTAGCCACTGCCTTCGATGAAATTGCCCCCCTCAAAGATCCCCGTGTCCGTAGCAACCAAGCTTATCTGCTGATCGTCCTGCTGTCGCGGGTCATCGCTAAGCTTGGCAGCCTGGAGTATATCAACCCGAAGGTGATTGAAGGACTGTACGCGGCAGATTTGGCTTACTTACAAGACCTCTACTGCCGCATCAATCAAAATGGTCACAACCGGGTTCATACCCAATGCCCTTACTGCGACAAAGAGTTTGACGTGGAACTCACTAGCTTGGGGGAGTAA
- a CDS encoding phage tail protein gives MPSLGLNAAFSLATNLLGIRSDPYQVFNFLVEIEGILAGGFSECSGLQVETTIEEYQEGGVNDYIHRFAWRSKSPALILKHGLTPIDGLWSWHQDVVQGKIERQNGTIYLLNKQRIPVIWWNFKEAFPYKWTGPELRADSGNVAFESVELFHRGLSRPSVSSLVGGIAAELSASVNIGF, from the coding sequence ATGCCATCCTTGGGCTTAAACGCCGCTTTCAGTTTGGCGACCAATCTTTTGGGAATTCGCAGCGATCCCTATCAGGTCTTCAATTTTTTGGTCGAGATTGAAGGAATTTTGGCAGGAGGGTTCTCTGAATGTAGCGGTTTGCAGGTAGAAACTACTATTGAAGAGTACCAGGAAGGCGGTGTCAATGACTACATACATCGCTTTGCCTGGCGCAGCAAATCCCCAGCCTTGATTCTCAAACACGGACTTACCCCGATTGATGGACTGTGGAGTTGGCATCAGGATGTAGTTCAAGGCAAGATTGAACGCCAAAACGGCACAATTTATTTGCTGAACAAGCAGCGCATCCCGGTCATTTGGTGGAACTTTAAAGAAGCTTTTCCTTATAAGTGGACTGGCCCAGAATTGCGAGCAGATTCAGGCAACGTCGCCTTTGAAAGCGTCGAATTATTTCACCGAGGACTCAGCCGTCCTAGCGTGAGTAGTTTGGTAGGAGGAATCGCCGCTGAACTAAGTGCATCTGTCAATATTGGTTTCTAA
- a CDS encoding CIS tube protein → MALETPTKLKIKPLPPSKLREITVQFNPTAYSITKPVTWSQQVSAGTSTDISKQIAVQRNLNAPVLQFGGGGGRILNLELFFDVTEPVMRQGQTVKIDDVRQLTNEIVKLTRIERDANPQQPPICELSWGNPLDAPEFPFIGVVTNLVQNFTLFKSDGKPLRARLTVTFTEWIDREKDLKQTDPEQTTRLVKRGDTLSSLAAEVYGDPNLWRIIAQANNLDDPRHLKVSNPLIIPKLR, encoded by the coding sequence ATGGCACTAGAAACACCTACTAAATTAAAGATTAAACCTCTACCACCGTCTAAGCTGCGAGAAATTACGGTGCAATTCAATCCGACTGCTTACTCAATTACCAAACCAGTCACCTGGAGTCAGCAAGTATCTGCTGGTACTTCAACAGACATCTCAAAGCAAATTGCTGTCCAGAGAAACTTGAATGCACCAGTTTTGCAATTTGGGGGAGGCGGAGGTCGCATCCTAAATCTAGAATTGTTTTTCGATGTTACAGAACCTGTCATGCGCCAGGGTCAGACCGTCAAGATTGATGACGTGCGCCAACTTACCAATGAAATTGTCAAACTGACGCGCATTGAACGGGATGCTAATCCTCAGCAACCCCCAATTTGTGAACTATCTTGGGGAAATCCCCTTGATGCACCTGAGTTTCCCTTTATTGGAGTGGTGACTAACTTGGTGCAAAACTTCACCCTCTTCAAAAGTGATGGCAAACCCCTACGCGCTAGGCTGACAGTGACTTTTACTGAATGGATTGATCGAGAAAAAGACCTCAAACAAACTGATCCAGAACAAACGACACGCCTAGTCAAGCGAGGAGATACTTTAAGTAGCCTAGCGGCGGAAGTATATGGAGATCCCAATCTCTGGCGCATTATCGCCCAAGCAAATAATCTAGACGATCCGCGCCATTTAAAAGTGAGCAATCCTCTAATTATTCCGAAACTACGTTGA
- a CDS encoding phage late control D family protein — translation MPTTSTPNLLLPSFALKIGGSPLPIETEIQVISITVEDDLTLPSMFTVELTGLETQNSQISLLDDALFALGTEVEVKLGYGSQVATLIKGEITGLEPEFTINRLPSLIVRGYDRRHRLQRGRKTRTFLQKKDSDIAAQIASEGGLTAKAEDSQVTHDYIMQANQTDLEFLQARARQLQYEVVVEDKTLLFRPVGNASSAVLTLTLEDNLLEFYPRLSSLGQVNQVSVRGWSVKDKQKVLGQAKAGDEVSTMGGQLSGAKLSESAFGEGIGGISDRPVASQAEADQFAKAQFNREVLGLITGQGICRGNTQVRAGKVIEIDGIGERFSGLYYVTAASHRYGPRGYFTYFTIRRNAI, via the coding sequence ATGCCGACAACGAGTACGCCAAATTTGCTGTTACCGAGTTTTGCTCTGAAAATTGGCGGTTCACCACTGCCAATTGAGACAGAAATTCAGGTTATTAGCATCACCGTTGAGGATGACCTGACTCTACCCAGTATGTTCACAGTGGAACTGACTGGACTTGAAACTCAGAATAGTCAGATTTCCTTACTCGATGACGCTCTTTTTGCTCTTGGTACCGAAGTAGAGGTTAAACTGGGTTATGGGAGCCAAGTGGCCACCTTAATTAAGGGAGAAATTACCGGATTAGAACCAGAATTTACGATTAATCGCCTGCCTAGCTTGATCGTGCGCGGTTACGATCGCCGCCACCGACTACAAAGAGGACGCAAGACTCGTACTTTCCTCCAGAAAAAAGACAGCGACATCGCCGCTCAAATTGCCAGTGAAGGAGGACTTACTGCCAAAGCCGAAGATAGCCAAGTCACCCATGACTATATTATGCAGGCTAACCAGACCGATCTGGAATTCTTGCAAGCACGAGCGCGGCAGCTCCAGTATGAGGTAGTAGTAGAGGACAAAACCCTCTTGTTCCGTCCGGTAGGGAATGCCAGTAGCGCCGTCTTAACCCTGACTCTGGAAGATAACCTGCTGGAATTTTATCCCCGCCTCTCCTCTCTCGGACAGGTGAACCAGGTGTCAGTGCGCGGCTGGAGTGTCAAGGACAAGCAAAAAGTTCTTGGACAGGCTAAGGCAGGGGATGAAGTCTCGACGATGGGGGGACAGTTGAGTGGTGCCAAGCTTAGTGAGAGTGCCTTCGGTGAGGGGATAGGAGGCATTAGCGATCGCCCCGTTGCCAGTCAAGCTGAGGCTGATCAATTTGCTAAAGCTCAATTTAATCGGGAGGTACTAGGATTGATTACTGGTCAAGGCATTTGTCGGGGTAATACCCAAGTACGGGCTGGTAAAGTCATTGAGATCGATGGTATTGGGGAACGATTTAGTGGACTGTATTACGTCACCGCGGCCAGCCATCGCTACGGACCTCGCGGTTACTTCACCTATTTTACAATTCGGAGGAATGCAATATGA
- a CDS encoding phage baseplate assembly protein V, which produces MNLFEVTVDTETREAIAGRIFGVVVGVVTNNKDPDNLGRVKLKFPWLSDKDEDESNWARIAAPMAGKERGLYFLPEVDDEVLVGFEQGNPRFPYVLGVLWNGKDAPPANNSDGKNNLRLIKSRSGHAIRLNDEDGKETIEIIDKSGNNSLIFDTSNNTITITADKDITLSATKGTIKLDAQKIEIKSSADSKIEAGAGMDIKASATMNLKGATINLN; this is translated from the coding sequence ATGAATCTCTTTGAGGTGACAGTAGATACGGAAACTAGGGAAGCGATCGCTGGTCGTATTTTCGGAGTGGTCGTAGGTGTAGTTACCAACAATAAAGACCCGGATAACTTAGGTCGAGTCAAGTTGAAATTTCCTTGGCTTAGCGATAAAGATGAAGATGAAAGCAACTGGGCGAGAATTGCTGCCCCAATGGCCGGCAAAGAAAGAGGGCTCTACTTTCTCCCAGAAGTAGATGATGAAGTTCTGGTAGGTTTCGAGCAGGGAAACCCGCGTTTTCCTTACGTTTTGGGGGTTCTTTGGAATGGCAAAGATGCACCTCCAGCTAATAATAGCGACGGGAAAAATAACCTGCGGCTGATCAAATCTCGCAGCGGTCATGCCATTCGTCTCAATGATGAAGATGGCAAAGAAACTATTGAGATTATCGATAAAAGTGGCAATAACAGTCTAATTTTCGATACATCTAATAACACAATTACTATTACTGCTGACAAAGACATTACCCTTTCTGCTACTAAAGGGACGATCAAACTAGACGCACAAAAAATCGAAATTAAGTCTTCCGCCGACAGCAAAATAGAAGCTGGTGCAGGCATGGATATCAAAGCCAGCGCCACCATGAATCTTAAAGGCGCAACTATCAACCTCAATTAG
- a CDS encoding PAAR domain-containing protein yields MGQPAAKQGDQIIATDTHIVMVPAPPGPPVPTPLPHPFIGIINGHLSADVKIMGMAAATVDSTADNTPPHIPTPPGTAFQKPPANKATIKIGSPTVKINGKMAARNSDTAQTCNDPADLPVGQVIAVGTVLIG; encoded by the coding sequence ATGGGACAACCCGCAGCTAAACAAGGCGACCAAATTATTGCCACCGACACCCACATTGTCATGGTGCCAGCACCGCCAGGGCCACCAGTTCCGACTCCTCTTCCCCACCCCTTTATTGGCATCATCAACGGCCACCTCAGTGCAGATGTCAAGATTATGGGGATGGCAGCCGCCACCGTGGACAGCACGGCAGACAACACTCCGCCCCATATCCCTACCCCTCCTGGTACGGCATTCCAGAAACCTCCTGCCAACAAAGCCACCATTAAAATCGGTAGCCCAACCGTCAAGATCAACGGTAAGATGGCAGCGCGTAACAGCGATACAGCCCAGACGTGCAATGATCCAGCCGATTTGCCCGTAGGACAGGTCATTGCTGTTGGTACTGTCTTAATTGGTTAA
- a CDS encoding GPW/gp25 family protein, whose translation MEKSFLGVGVGFPIQVDSGALKWAKYEESVRQSIWIILATAKGERVMRPDFGCGIYDLVFEMNTAATAGKISQQVREALLLFEPRIDVLDVQVIPQSDSDGEKLIISIDYQVRASNNVFNLVYPFYLERM comes from the coding sequence ATGGAGAAATCTTTTTTAGGTGTTGGCGTAGGATTCCCCATTCAGGTCGATTCGGGGGCGCTCAAATGGGCAAAGTACGAAGAAAGCGTCCGTCAGTCCATCTGGATCATTCTGGCGACGGCTAAGGGCGAGCGCGTGATGCGCCCCGATTTCGGCTGCGGGATTTACGACCTCGTTTTTGAAATGAATACAGCAGCCACCGCTGGCAAAATTTCCCAACAAGTGCGAGAAGCTTTGCTCTTGTTCGAGCCTCGCATTGATGTACTAGACGTTCAAGTGATTCCCCAATCCGACAGCGACGGAGAAAAACTGATCATCAGTATTGACTATCAGGTGCGAGCAAGTAATAACGTTTTTAATCTCGTCTATCCGTTTTATTTAGAAAGAATGTAA